A DNA window from Fodinibius sp. Rm-B-1B1-1 contains the following coding sequences:
- the hemW gene encoding radical SAM family heme chaperone HemW, translated as MSGIYLHIPFCKQACSYCDFYFVTQTSEREHFVQRLVDDIKSYKNTRFVEEKVNSIYFGGGTPSLLAPAQVEQVLDALNEVFDVASRETTLEMNPDDVTSSFLADIKSLGIDRASMGVQSFDPELLQFMNRAHNSEEARQCLELLSQSDFDTFTVDLIYGNPNQSVKQLKKDVKTLLSFAPPHISAYSLTIEPKTRLGKQVELGRIAPPEDDKVAEHFDIINQLFSSEGIERYEVSNYSVPGKEAIHNSSYWEHENYLGFGPGAHSFWWEDAAERWENEQDLRKYLRGEDHPQKEKLALEQLAEERLMMGLRTRKGVAFEEMESRYNYIFGDRQHAYLKRLVKEQKAMVDDRIILTDKGIKIADAIILDLVTLQ; from the coding sequence GTGTCTGGAATTTATCTTCACATTCCTTTTTGTAAGCAGGCCTGCTCGTATTGTGATTTCTATTTTGTGACGCAAACCTCCGAGCGGGAACACTTTGTACAGCGGTTGGTTGATGATATTAAAAGTTATAAGAATACAAGGTTTGTTGAGGAAAAAGTGAACTCGATTTACTTTGGTGGAGGGACGCCTTCGTTGTTAGCTCCTGCCCAAGTTGAGCAAGTTTTAGATGCGCTGAACGAAGTGTTTGATGTGGCATCCCGAGAAACCACACTGGAGATGAACCCGGATGATGTAACTTCTTCATTTTTAGCTGATATAAAGTCGTTGGGAATTGATCGGGCAAGCATGGGGGTACAAAGCTTTGATCCCGAGCTGTTGCAGTTTATGAATCGGGCACATAACAGTGAGGAAGCCCGTCAGTGTTTGGAGCTGCTTAGCCAGTCAGATTTTGATACGTTTACCGTAGATCTGATCTATGGTAATCCTAACCAATCGGTTAAACAGCTTAAAAAGGACGTAAAAACCTTGCTTAGTTTTGCTCCACCGCATATTTCGGCCTATTCGTTAACGATTGAACCCAAGACAAGATTAGGAAAGCAGGTGGAGCTCGGACGAATTGCGCCCCCCGAGGATGACAAGGTGGCTGAACATTTTGATATAATTAACCAGCTATTTAGTAGTGAGGGAATAGAGCGCTATGAAGTGAGCAATTATAGTGTGCCGGGTAAGGAGGCCATTCACAATAGTAGTTATTGGGAGCATGAAAACTATTTGGGTTTTGGTCCTGGTGCCCATTCGTTCTGGTGGGAAGATGCCGCTGAACGGTGGGAAAATGAACAGGATTTACGGAAATATTTACGTGGCGAAGATCATCCCCAGAAAGAGAAGTTAGCGCTTGAACAGCTTGCCGAGGAAAGACTGATGATGGGGTTGCGCACAAGAAAAGGAGTTGCTTTTGAGGAGATGGAATCGCGATATAACTATATATTTGGGGATAGGCAGCATGCGTATCTGAAACGATTGGTTAAGGAACAAAAAGCGATGGTTGATGATCGGATAATACTTACAGATAAGGGGATAAAAATTGCCGATGCGATTATTTTGGATTTAGTAACGTTGCAATAG
- a CDS encoding T9SS type A sorting domain-containing protein — translation MKYIVQLIILSSFLFLFIGTVQSQNRTQAQKLDLLQQIDRAYNKGNLTLDQRVLLKFSPSEAKSKIANNDIEQPLKCGTSAISDYHRHKSELSPSTINQVESQMQSGRLQASETYQSPGGNFSIHYDTSGNHAVPPGDSNNNGIPDYVEEVAAAADSSYRHEVERLGYTDPIPVGQTYDIEIVNMRDVYNIDYYGVTAPQNQTTFILIENDFAEGFPTNDDPEGNQIGAIKVTVAHEFKHAIQFEANKWNGETADWLEMDATLMEEVVYDDVNDYYNYINGENSIFNNPEGGFYPGSYADITWALFFEEKYGSQFWVDVWETIKDNPSITMINAMTQQLGGATAFDQNYIESQLWHYASGRNAAQGFGFEERQHYPTPPVSSSGNIFTKNFSVPREPSSLSLPGAFAANYFEVPLQSDLVGNLRLESTSKAQNSGVGIITYFNDGTAAPLLYPLADRQASVESSSYSWDNISRLGLVLTNASTSSGDDSSVYLALGGNNFENTLSHNYPNPFTQTTEIRFTLEEKTKVQLKVYDTTGRLVKTLIDEELMPGFYEPTFDGSDLASGVYLYQLVTDREQIVKKMTLIK, via the coding sequence ATGAAGTATATCGTTCAGCTCATAATTTTGAGCTCATTTTTATTTCTTTTTATTGGCACCGTCCAATCCCAAAATCGAACACAGGCTCAAAAACTTGACCTGTTGCAACAGATTGACCGTGCCTATAACAAAGGTAACTTAACATTAGATCAACGGGTGTTGCTTAAGTTTTCTCCATCCGAAGCCAAAAGTAAGATTGCTAACAATGATATAGAGCAACCCCTCAAATGTGGTACTTCAGCTATTTCTGACTACCACCGCCACAAATCTGAACTATCCCCTTCTACCATAAACCAAGTGGAATCTCAGATGCAGTCTGGGAGACTACAGGCCTCAGAAACCTACCAATCCCCCGGTGGCAATTTTTCCATTCACTACGACACATCCGGAAACCATGCTGTTCCTCCCGGCGATTCCAATAATAATGGCATCCCCGATTATGTAGAAGAAGTTGCAGCTGCTGCTGACTCCTCATACCGTCATGAAGTAGAACGTTTGGGCTATACCGATCCTATACCTGTTGGACAAACCTATGATATTGAAATTGTAAATATGAGGGATGTTTATAATATCGACTACTATGGTGTAACCGCCCCTCAGAATCAAACAACATTCATCCTAATTGAAAATGATTTTGCTGAAGGATTCCCCACCAATGATGATCCTGAGGGCAATCAGATTGGAGCCATTAAAGTAACCGTTGCTCATGAGTTCAAACATGCCATTCAGTTCGAAGCCAATAAATGGAATGGAGAAACAGCAGACTGGCTTGAAATGGATGCCACCCTTATGGAAGAAGTCGTTTACGACGATGTTAATGACTACTATAACTATATTAACGGCGAAAATTCGATTTTTAATAACCCTGAAGGAGGATTTTATCCGGGATCATACGCGGATATTACTTGGGCCCTATTTTTTGAAGAAAAATATGGGTCTCAATTCTGGGTTGACGTGTGGGAGACTATCAAAGATAACCCTTCCATTACTATGATTAATGCTATGACTCAGCAGTTGGGCGGGGCAACTGCTTTTGATCAGAACTATATTGAATCGCAACTTTGGCATTATGCCTCTGGACGCAATGCAGCACAGGGCTTCGGTTTTGAAGAACGCCAACACTATCCTACCCCCCCAGTCTCCAGTAGTGGAAATATTTTTACCAAAAATTTCTCGGTTCCCCGCGAACCATCATCGCTATCTCTTCCGGGAGCCTTTGCTGCGAATTATTTTGAGGTCCCCCTTCAAAGTGATCTTGTGGGAAACCTTAGACTAGAATCAACATCCAAGGCACAAAATAGTGGGGTTGGGATAATCACCTATTTCAACGACGGGACGGCTGCACCACTGCTTTATCCTCTTGCCGATCGACAGGCTTCTGTTGAGAGCTCTTCATATAGCTGGGACAATATTAGTAGACTGGGACTTGTACTTACAAACGCATCAACTTCATCCGGAGATGATAGCTCCGTCTATTTGGCGTTGGGCGGTAATAACTTTGAGAATACATTAAGCCACAACTATCCGAATCCATTTACCCAAACCACAGAAATACGATTCACCCTCGAAGAAAAAACTAAGGTGCAGCTTAAAGTTTATGATACAACCGGCCGCCTTGTTAAAACACTGATTGACGAGGAGCTGATGCCCGGTTTTTATGAGCCCACTTTTGATGGCAGTGACCTTGCATCAGGCGTGTACCTTTACCAACTGGTCACTGATCGAGAGCAAATAGTTAAAAAAATGACGCTTATTAAGTAA
- a CDS encoding rhodanese-related sulfurtransferase produces the protein MYEVILYYKFTTIEDPETFCEEHKQFCKDLGIKGRIYVNEEGINGTVGGTPDQIATYKETLTSIPGFDGIDFKTDTSEYVPFPKLKCKVRPELVSIHKEEVDPEDGGKYLEPHEWKEVLENEDDYVLIDVRNDYESKIGHFEGALTPQVENFYEFPDWLEQVEDEISKDKKVLMYCTGGIRCEKFSVLMKEKGWDDVNQLHGGILRYGKEEGGKHYKGKCFVFDDRLVVPVNEDNLEPIAHCEITGKPADTYINCANMECNKLFVCSEEGARKMGGCCSEECRQSEYKRPFDPENAFRPFRKWYNYFDEDFKERQLEEEKAG, from the coding sequence ATGTACGAAGTAATACTGTATTACAAATTTACTACGATTGAAGATCCCGAAACGTTTTGTGAAGAGCATAAACAGTTTTGTAAGGATTTGGGCATCAAAGGTCGCATTTATGTAAATGAGGAAGGTATAAATGGAACAGTTGGTGGTACGCCGGATCAGATTGCGACGTACAAAGAAACGCTGACAAGCATCCCGGGCTTTGACGGTATCGATTTCAAGACCGACACCAGTGAGTATGTTCCTTTCCCGAAGCTTAAGTGTAAGGTCCGTCCAGAGTTAGTATCTATCCACAAAGAGGAAGTTGACCCCGAAGATGGTGGGAAATACTTGGAGCCGCATGAGTGGAAGGAGGTGCTCGAGAATGAAGATGATTATGTTCTTATCGATGTGCGCAATGATTATGAATCTAAAATCGGGCACTTTGAAGGTGCGCTAACGCCACAAGTTGAAAATTTTTATGAGTTTCCCGATTGGCTGGAACAAGTTGAGGACGAGATCAGCAAAGACAAAAAAGTGCTGATGTACTGCACCGGGGGTATTCGCTGCGAAAAATTTTCGGTATTGATGAAAGAAAAAGGCTGGGATGATGTAAACCAGCTACACGGCGGGATTTTACGATATGGCAAAGAAGAAGGCGGCAAGCATTATAAAGGAAAATGTTTTGTGTTTGATGATCGCCTGGTTGTGCCGGTCAATGAAGATAACCTGGAGCCCATCGCACACTGCGAGATTACCGGCAAGCCGGCCGATACCTATATCAATTGTGCCAATATGGAGTGCAATAAACTGTTTGTGTGCTCCGAAGAAGGAGCTCGTAAGATGGGAGGCTGTTGTAGTGAAGAGTGCCGACAAAGTGAATACAAACGGCCGTTCGATCCTGAGAATGCGTTCCGCCCCTTTCGAAAATGGTA
- the fahA gene encoding fumarylacetoacetase, translated as MHPTNDPNLESFIEVDSKSHFPIQNLPYGVARSKDDGEVFICTAIGDYVVNLAELDAAGVFDGPHLDGKPVFRERTLNMFMELGGEAWAEARSYISTLLSADEPALRDNQPLRERVLTPMDEVEMLLPVDIGDYTDFYSSEQHATNVGSMFRDPENALKPNWKHLPVGYHGRASSVVVSGTDLHRPKGQILPPDSEDTPVFDACKLCDFELEMGFLTGPGNELGNPISVQDAEDHIFGLMLVNDWSARDIQKWEYQPLGPFLAKNWATTVSPWIVTLDALEPFRIEGPEQDPKPLPYLQSEGKWTFDINLDVFLQSEEMDAPHKVCASNAKNLYWNIAQQLAHQTVTGCNVRPGDLYASGTISGKEKSSYGSMLELSWKGTDPIELPNGESRTFLEDGDEVTMTGYADTDDYRIGFGEVKGKILPAKD; from the coding sequence ATGCATCCAACAAACGATCCTAACTTGGAATCATTTATTGAGGTAGATTCGAAATCACATTTCCCCATTCAAAACTTGCCATATGGTGTAGCACGATCGAAAGATGATGGAGAGGTTTTTATCTGTACGGCTATTGGTGATTATGTGGTTAATCTTGCGGAGCTCGATGCCGCGGGGGTTTTTGATGGTCCGCACCTGGATGGAAAGCCAGTATTTAGAGAGCGAACACTAAATATGTTTATGGAACTTGGTGGTGAAGCCTGGGCTGAGGCTCGATCGTATATTAGTACATTGTTAAGTGCAGATGAGCCGGCACTTCGCGATAATCAACCACTTCGGGAACGCGTGCTTACCCCGATGGATGAGGTTGAAATGTTGTTGCCGGTTGATATCGGAGATTACACGGACTTTTACTCTTCTGAACAGCATGCCACAAATGTGGGCAGCATGTTTCGGGATCCAGAAAATGCCCTTAAGCCAAATTGGAAACATCTGCCGGTAGGTTATCATGGACGTGCAAGTTCGGTAGTCGTAAGCGGTACAGATCTACACCGTCCCAAGGGACAAATTTTACCGCCTGATAGCGAAGATACTCCGGTTTTTGATGCATGTAAGTTGTGCGACTTTGAACTTGAGATGGGATTTTTGACAGGACCGGGAAATGAGCTTGGGAATCCCATCTCAGTACAAGATGCCGAAGATCATATTTTTGGATTAATGCTTGTTAATGACTGGAGTGCACGCGATATCCAGAAGTGGGAATACCAGCCATTGGGACCGTTTTTGGCCAAGAATTGGGCGACGACTGTTTCGCCGTGGATTGTGACGCTGGATGCGCTGGAGCCATTTCGCATAGAAGGGCCGGAGCAAGATCCCAAGCCTCTGCCCTATTTGCAATCTGAAGGAAAGTGGACATTCGATATAAATCTGGATGTGTTTTTGCAGTCCGAGGAAATGGATGCTCCTCACAAAGTTTGTGCATCTAATGCCAAAAATCTCTACTGGAATATTGCACAGCAATTGGCCCATCAAACGGTAACAGGTTGTAACGTACGTCCCGGCGACCTGTATGCTTCAGGTACTATTAGTGGAAAAGAGAAATCGTCGTATGGGAGCATGCTGGAATTAAGTTGGAAGGGAACCGATCCCATTGAATTGCCCAATGGTGAAAGTCGAACGTTCTTGGAAGATGGTGACGAGGTAACGATGACTGGCTATGCCGATACCGACGATTACCGTATTGGTTTTGGTGAAGTGAAGGGAAAGATTTTGCCGGCTAAAGATTAG
- a CDS encoding gamma carbonic anhydrase family protein — translation MVYEFLNKKPEFPDSAFVAPSADIIGDVNFGEESSVWFNVTIRGDVNWIKVGDRSNIQDNTCIHVMNQTGPTQIGDEVTIGHNAMIHGCTIHDRALIGIHATVLDEAIIESDVIVAAGSLVPPGKRLESGYMYMGSPVEKKRKLTDDEIASIKEHADNYVKYARAYMQKDTYETNPFYSTES, via the coding sequence ATGGTATACGAATTTCTTAACAAGAAGCCGGAATTTCCCGATTCTGCATTTGTAGCACCCAGCGCCGATATTATTGGAGATGTAAATTTCGGGGAGGAAAGTAGTGTTTGGTTCAATGTTACCATCCGTGGTGATGTGAATTGGATTAAGGTTGGTGATCGCTCGAATATTCAGGACAATACGTGTATTCATGTAATGAACCAGACCGGCCCCACCCAAATTGGAGATGAAGTAACTATTGGACATAACGCGATGATTCATGGTTGTACCATTCACGATCGTGCACTTATTGGTATTCATGCCACTGTGTTGGATGAGGCAATCATTGAATCCGATGTAATTGTAGCCGCGGGAAGTTTGGTCCCACCAGGCAAGCGTTTGGAATCGGGTTATATGTATATGGGGAGCCCGGTAGAGAAAAAGCGTAAGCTTACCGATGACGAAATTGCGTCTATTAAAGAGCATGCCGACAATTATGTGAAATATGCCCGGGCTTACATGCAGAAAGATACGTACGAGACAAATCCTTTTTATTCAACTGAAAGTTGA